One segment of Acidobacteriota bacterium DNA contains the following:
- a CDS encoding alanyl-tRNA editing protein has translation MTNRLYYTNPQLHEFESVVEDVLPPSGAENRHGVILRETAFYPTSGGQMYDTGWLTTGSKDRLRVAEVAETEDGRIVHYLEAPAGLVAGAALHGSVDLERRRDHMQQHSGQHVLSAAFVELYQAQTVSFHMGEDYCSIDLEMTSLSSEQVAGAERRANEIIFENRLVTIRFVSRAEAEKLGLRKLPPAERDDLRIVEVADFDLSACGGTHVSATGQIGSILLRKTEKVRQGVRVEFVCGDRVARTARRDYTALSEAAGLFSTQLWDVPAQVRKSFDDTKLLRKQRDEALAQLAEAMAVAALNEQLERQDKKV, from the coding sequence ATGACGAATCGTCTCTACTACACCAATCCTCAGCTGCATGAATTTGAATCGGTGGTCGAAGATGTCTTGCCTCCCTCGGGTGCCGAGAATCGTCATGGCGTAATTTTGCGGGAGACTGCTTTTTATCCCACGAGCGGCGGGCAGATGTACGACACGGGTTGGTTGACGACCGGCTCGAAGGATCGGTTACGAGTAGCGGAGGTCGCAGAGACAGAGGACGGCAGGATTGTCCACTACCTGGAAGCGCCTGCGGGACTGGTGGCGGGCGCCGCTTTGCACGGCAGCGTTGACCTTGAGCGACGCCGCGACCACATGCAGCAGCACTCCGGGCAGCATGTCCTCTCTGCGGCTTTCGTCGAGCTCTATCAGGCACAAACGGTTTCTTTCCATATGGGAGAGGACTACTGTTCGATTGATCTGGAGATGACGTCTTTGAGTTCGGAACAGGTCGCGGGAGCTGAGCGGCGCGCCAACGAGATCATTTTCGAGAATCGCCTTGTGACCATCCGTTTTGTTTCGCGAGCCGAGGCAGAAAAGCTAGGGCTGCGAAAACTGCCTCCCGCCGAGCGGGACGACCTACGCATAGTCGAGGTCGCGGACTTCGATCTGTCGGCATGTGGTGGAACCCATGTCAGTGCTACGGGACAGATCGGATCCATTCTGCTGCGCAAGACCGAGAAGGTGCGCCAGGGAGTTCGGGTCGAGTTTGTCTGCGGCGACCGGGTGGCGCGCACGGCACGTCGGGACTACACGGCCCTCAGCGAAGCCGCGGGGCTATTCTCGACCCAGCTGTGGGATGTTCCTGCCCAGGTCCGCAAGAGTTTCGACGACACCAAGCTGCTTCGCAAACAGCGCGACGAGGCGCTCGCACAACTGGCGGAAGCAATGGCAGTGGCAGCTCTCAACGAGCAGTTGGAGAGGCAGGACAAGAAGGT
- a CDS encoding methyltransferase domain-containing protein produces MERQPSLELLDTDAGTPREIAGSLRDLQMFNQWFGGVSATETMVRRALARDPRPTASLLEVAGGAGFLPAQVKQRLSPQTDLTITVLDRARTHLNGSARSVAGDACALPFADNAFDLVSCNLFVHHLAPEDVRQFAREALRVCRVAFLINDLIRDPLHLALTYAGFPIYRSRITRNDAPASVRQSYTPQEMRDLLQPLSPQPIQISRHYLYRMGIITWKA; encoded by the coding sequence ATGGAGCGCCAACCCAGTCTCGAACTCTTGGACACCGATGCGGGAACTCCACGCGAAATCGCCGGATCGCTTCGCGATCTCCAGATGTTCAACCAGTGGTTCGGAGGCGTTAGTGCCACTGAGACGATGGTCCGTCGCGCACTTGCCAGAGATCCCCGGCCTACCGCTTCCCTGCTTGAAGTCGCTGGGGGCGCGGGGTTCCTACCCGCGCAAGTGAAGCAGCGGCTTTCACCGCAGACCGACTTAACGATCACGGTTCTCGACCGCGCCCGCACGCACTTGAACGGCAGCGCACGCTCCGTGGCCGGTGACGCCTGCGCGTTGCCGTTCGCCGACAACGCGTTTGATCTCGTCAGCTGTAATCTCTTTGTCCATCACCTTGCGCCCGAGGACGTGCGGCAATTCGCGCGCGAGGCGCTGCGCGTTTGTCGTGTAGCCTTCCTGATTAACGACCTTATCCGCGACCCTCTGCATCTGGCGCTAACCTACGCGGGATTTCCCATCTATCGAAGTCGCATCACGCGGAATGACGCGCCGGCTTCGGTGCGGCAGTCCTACACTCCGCAGGAAATGCGCGATCTGCTGCAACCTTTGAGTCCGCAACCAATTCAAATCTCCAGGCACTATCTCTACCGCATGGGGATTATTACTTGGAAAGCATGA